One Aegilops tauschii subsp. strangulata cultivar AL8/78 chromosome 2, Aet v6.0, whole genome shotgun sequence genomic window, cctttctatctggttgtcgcaaccagatgttggagtccaggagccagacgccaccgtcgacgacgactcccacggcactggaggtgcctactactacgtgcaggccgctgacgacgaccaggagtagttaggaggtcccaggcaggaggccttgccttttcgatcgttgctacttttgtgctagccttcttaaggcaaaacttgtttaacttatgtctgtactcagacattgttgcttccgctgactcgtctgtgatcgagcacttgtattcgagccctcgaggcccctggcttgtattatgatgcttgtatgacttatttatgttttagagttgtgttgtgatatcttcccgtgagtccctgatcttggtcgtacacatttgcgtgcatgattagtgtacggtcaaatcgggggcgtcacagcttaagggaaggaacctacgaggtcggatccgaggacactCGTCGGATGTGgtccgagctgtattcggattgtggcgGAGTAGACTTATATGCTTTAGGGTCCGTGCggggcccaagtgttgagcccgcgacggacgcctatataaagtggaggtgcggcacactcatttGGTTGATCACTTCGGCGCtatcactagggtttgcatgtgttgcgaatagacacctccactcgccgccggttgTGTGGTCGGAcatagcagtccgccgcacgacgttccccctgcacgcgcggataccgttagaggcggtgcacctgcgccgctccggtgaacttgtacgtgggatccgacgaccggctgttcgagggagatcggacgaaGAGGAGACGAACCACGCGGAcacgctgccccaactcttcttccgctgcacgacACCGTGTgtctagtggtaacgatctgtgatccattcccgtagcatgttcctggttgttctgtgtgtaggaaaattttaaatttcagTCGACacaccctaccgtagaacccaacaaatgcctcaccatcaagggtgactggcagctcctcgtcaacttctgcaacaaagtatacgagccgaaggacgagcacatggaggcatatcTCGCGGAGGTACGCAAGATAGAGAAGCACttcttgggcctggagctacAGCACGTGCCCTGCGGCACGAACAGGGAAGCCGACGAGATCGCCAAGAGGGCGTCTAGGCGCCTGCCTCAGGAGCCTGGCGTCTTTGAAGAGAGACTCTTCAAGCCTTCAGCAGCCCCTCCGGCTGCGGAATCGGCGTCGCCTCAGGAGCGGCTTCCCCCCACCAGCCTCGGGAGCCCCTGCCTGCGGTCCAACCTGAGGAGCATGCCTGCTCCTGGCACTCAAGCCCCAGGAGGGGTGCTGGATCAAAGAGTTCAGGGCGTACCTGGTGCAAGGAACActgccagagaaggaggaagacgcggagcgcgtggcccgacagGCTATGGTGTACTGCATTCAAGACGGTGAGCTGTATCGAAAACGACCGAATGATGTTTCCTTGCGGTGTATCTCCAGGAAGCAGGGATGCGATCTGTTAGCTGACATACACGATGGGGATTGCGGGCATCATTCGTCGTCGCGCACTCTGGtgggcaaggcattccgcagcggattctactggcccatggCGCTCAGTGACGCAGCCGAGCTAGTAAGGTCCTGCGAGGCatgccagttccatgccaagaAAATCCAGCAGCCTGCTCAGGGCCTTCAGACCATTCCGCTCTCttggccattcgcggtctgggggctggacattcTGGGACCGTTCCCTTGAGTACTCGGGGGCTACCACAACCTCTGCATCgccattgacaagttcaccaagtgggcggaggtggaagccgcccgcaccatcccagccggctccgcagtcaagttcatcaagggcctcgtgagccggttcggagtccctaatcgcatcatcaccgacaatggctcacAGTTCAGTAGCAACCTCTTCAAagcatattgtgctaaccttggaacgcagatatgctatgcctcagtggcacaccccagaagcaacggccaagctgaacgcgccaacgcggaggtcttgagaggcctcaagacaaggaccttcaagaagaagctcgaggcctgcagcgggggctggcacgacgagctccagtctaTGCTGTGGTcaatccgcaccaccgccaccaaaccGACAGGCGAGACTCCCTTCTTCCTCATCTACAGAgccgaagcggtcctccctcacgaggtcaagcatcactCCGCGCGGGTCTTGGTGTTTGACGAGGAGCGCCAGGActccatgcgggggatggacctcgtgttgggggaggaacgccaccgccaagcctcgctccgagcggcaaggtaccagAAGACGCTGTGGCAGTACCACTGCCgtagcgtccgctccaggacgcttgaggtgggcgatctcgtcctgaggcgggtgctctccagggaagggctgcataagctccgacccatgtgggagggcccgtttaggattgCCCGCGTCTCTAGGCCTTGCGacgtgcgcctggagacgcaggacatgatccccatccagaacgcctggaacatccaacacctccggaagttctacccatgaagcaaggcccagtgcctgtgaaggtctccgcctCTGAGCTAGCAACGGAGGGGCCTCACCAGGTGCCAGAGGACGCTCCCTCACGAGATAGGAGACTACCCCGGGTGCATCAAGCTAACTTATCTTTCTACGTCTACATGAAGCACGAATACCACAACACAACACAGGAACAATAAGCATGACATAGTGGCATGAAAATCATGGTTCATTACATGCCCTcgcagggccccatacttgtttcttgAAATGCAGGAAGAAAGGAGAGGACGAGCAAAAGGGCTCCCACGCCCGCAGCTGCTCACGAGGGTCGGC contains:
- the LOC109766655 gene encoding uncharacterized protein; translation: MEAYLAEVRKIEKHFLGLELQHVPCGTNREADEIAKRASRRLPQEPGVFEERLFKPSAAPPAAESASPQERLPPTSLGSPCLRSNLRSMPAPGTQAPGGVLDQRVQGVPGARNTAREGGRRGARGPTGYGVLHSRRKQGCDLLADIHDGDCGHHSSSRTLVGKAFRSGFYWPMALSDAAELVRSCEACQFHAKKIQQPAQGLQTIPLSWPFAVWGLDILGPFP